The genomic segment ggtcgaatgtgaccatggcacctaaaaggcaaaaaaaacaggaaGCACACAGCCTCTCCCTGGCCATTCCACTGCCGTCAGAAGCACTAGGCTTACCGCTGCCGTCAGAAGCACTAGGCTTACCGCTGCCGTCAGAAGCACTAGGCTTACCGCTGCCGTCAGAAGCACTAGGCTTACCGCTGCCGTCAGAAGCACTAGGCTTACCGCTGCCGTCAGAAGCACTAGGCTTACCGCTGCCGTCAGAAGCACTAGGCTTAACGCTGCCGTCAGAAGCACTAGGCTTACCGCTGCCGTCAGAAGCACTAGGCTTACCGCTGCCGTCAGAAGCACTAGGCTTATCGCTGCCGTAAGAAGCACTAGGCTTACCGCTGCCGTAAGAAGCACTAGGCTTACCGCTGCCGTAAGAAGCACTAGGCTTACCGCTGCCGTAAGAAGCACTAGGCTTACCGCTGCCGTAAGAAGCACTAGGCTTACCCGCTGCCGTAAGAAGCACTAGGCTTACTACTGCTGTAGgcggcagcactgcattggaatatacccaTCTTTCCATATTGTAATGGACACATTTCTATTACTTGCTTACTTATTGGGGTTAGAAGTTATTTTTTCAGTACTAAAACCATATTAATGTGGTATCTTTGTAACAGTATTGACCCAAAAAATGAAGATAACAAAACCCatgaaactgtggcagaattgtgttccccccctcccaattccaccccattagatttttttttcccagttttCAACTATATATTAGATGCAATACTAAATGGCACCATTAGAAAGTACTTGtcctgcaaataaaataaaaaaacacaagacCTCATACGGCaacgtgaacggaaaaataaaaaaaagttatggctccaggaaggccgGGAGTGAAAACCCATTTATcacccccacagaagtgaatggagcgctgCACTAATGCTCCATTGAGAGAGGACACCCCAGAGGTCACCCCCCCCCAATATTTATCACCTGATCCTACCTTTCTACCATCCATATCATGTCTGCACACAACGCCGTGCCCTCCATCACTGAATAACAATGTCTGTGACTCgttatggtagcgctcacctttctcCGCCCACCTGGACCTCCTCGAACAGAGCACACCGCCCCAGCACATCATCCGTCAGAGCGTTCACACTGGTCTGGATGGAGCCACCACAGGCCTGGGGGAGAAACCCCGGGAGGGTTATACACTGGAATCAAGGACCACTAGCCAACATATTGCAGGGTGATAATCGTGACCCTCCTACCATCATGGTTCTCTTGAGGtcctcctcgggcactctgccggcACAGAAGAGGTCACGGTCAGCgaagtactgggtggccacatccCCGATGGGCAGCTTGGAGAGGACGACTTTGGCTCCGGACTTGTAAATCTTGTCCAGTTTGTCATAGAGGATGTTCCACTCGGCGTCCACGATGGCCTGGTACTCCTGTGGGACGGACAGAAGGTTGGCACCACCAgctctcctcctcccctgcccaGCCACCACCCTGATCACTTACTTCCACATTGCTGACCCGGACCTCGGCATTATCCTTCTCGGCTTTCAGCTCCAGCTCTATGTTCAGCAGGGCGATCTTTAGAGACTCGTATTTCTTGGGTTGCATCTCAAATCCGGCGTAGGAGAAGGTTTTCTTGAATGCCACTCCAGCCACCAGGCAAGATTCCTGCGGGCACAGAGCGTCAGTATCTGCTTTTCCTGCGCATGCAGACGCGGGAGAGTGGCACCCACCTCCAGAGCCCCTCCCTGGACCTTCTTGATCCCAATCATCTTGAGCTGCAGCAGGTCATCTAACAAGGACACGGCGTCCACCACCATCTTGGAGAAGAAGTCCTTCTGCACGGCGATCAGCTTTGAGCTCAGGGCGGTAGCGGCGCACTTCTCCAGCAGGCGGCGCTGTTCTCTGTAAGGCAGGCAGTATAGTGGATTAACAACATGGCGGCCTCAGATATTGGTTCTGAACAGAGCAGATCAGACACTTACTCCTTGTCCTCCTTCTTTACGGTCACAGCGAGTTCTCGGATTTTATCAACCGCCTGCAggaaaatggaaaaagaaaaatctgtCAAAGCCCAAAATCAGCAGAGGAACATGGGAAATGTGGGGCAGGAGTGCAGGGAAATGAGGCTCTCGCCCCGGGGTAACCTCAGATACTCACCTTCTGGGTGGCTGTGCGGAACGCCCTGATGATGACCTGGGGGTGCAGCCCCTCCTCCACATAGGGCTTCACCTGCTTCATGAACTCGGCAGCGATCAGCGTCACAGATGTGGTGCCATCACCGACCTGTAAAGATACAGAAGAGTCTTACAGCAGGTACCACAACCCCCATCGGACATGAGGAATAGTATAATTATCCTGCCCGGTGACCATCTCTGGGATCATTACCTCCGCGTCCTGAGACTTGGCGATGTCCACAAGGGTCTTGGCCGCAGGATGGACGACGTCCAGGAGCTTCAGGATGGTGGCCCCATCATTGGAAATGGTGGCTTTACCTGTGTGGAAGGAAGACTGGGGTTaacctgctgtactgacaggtagGTGGCCTTCACTAGCCGGACGCACTCACCTCTGTCGTCTACGATGAGTTTATCCATGCCCCGCGGGCCCAGGGTGGTGCGCACGGCCTCGGCGATCACCTGGCAGGCATTGATGTTGCTGATGAGCTGCGGGACGCCCTGAGACGAGTCTGTGCCTTCCTTCAGCAGGATGACCGGCGTGGGCTGCAAGACAAAGCCCCCGAGGGGTTAACAGACACACTGTCATGTGACATGTAGAAGGCCACGCCCTCACATTTTAGAAAAGGGAAGCGCAGCCAAAAGAAATGATGTTCCGATATATAACAGAAGATACGGCCGGGGTCTGTGAGCTCGGACTACCACCACCAACATCCGCAGCAAAGGGCCCTCAGTGCTTTTTAGAATGCAGAGCACTTTAAATAAGCCCCTCAGTCAGTGCAAACGTACCGGCCTCCAACAACCACCGCAGGAGGCCCCTCCGCTACCAGCCACAGGTGGGCGCAACGTCGGAGGACACCCTGCAGTACACGGGGCCCAACAACTACAGAGCAACGCCGCATACTGCGCAGCGCTACAGAGCAACGCCGCATACTGCGCAGCGCTACAGAGCAACGCCGCATACTGCGCAGCGCTACAGAGCAACGCCGCATACTGCGCAGCGCTACAGAGCAACGCCGCATACTGCGCAGCGCTACAGAGCAACGCCGCATACTGCGCAGCGCTACAGAGCGGCGGCATCAAGTATGCAGGGCCGAAACAGCACAGTGGACAGTACATAGTGGCGGCGCATTGTGTGTGCAGTACACGGCGGCGCACTATGTGTGCAGTACACGGCGGCGTACTACCTGTAGAAGTACACAATAGTGGTGGGGAGAGGACGGTGCATGTGGCTCAGGACTCTGCTGCCCACACTTATGtccctggacaagccctttaaggataTGAGGGAAATCAGAGGCCCCGTCTCCGGTAATACATGTGACCAGAGAGAAAGGAGAGGAGATGGCGTCCAGTAATGAGCCGACCCCCCAGGGACAGGACGCTGCGGGGCTCATCCACGAACCCCCCCTGTAGTAATGACAGAGCTGCTGACTCCGGACACTGCCGCAAGGGATTGTGGGAAGATGGGTGGATTATCACGGACGACTGCTGAGTggtacatgtgaatgaggccttaccctgACGGGTCGTGTATCCAGACACGCCAGTCACATGATCTGTAGATCCCGTGTGGAGAGTGAGATCTTGTATGTTATAGAGGTGGACACTAGGGCGGGGCGACAGACAATATCAATTTGGCCAACGATAGAGATTTCGCCCTACCGCGATAGAACATGGCAGGCGCCGCTCTCAGCGTGCACCATGTTAtcttgagccggcacagtggaggagcCGTCGTCCTTCCCCACTGTGTGCGGCGGCCGCTACCACCAATGAGAGCAGAGAGGAgccggaggggaggggctgtggactctgcgccaccaatgagagcaGAGAGGAgccggaggggaggggctgtggactctgcgccaccaatgagagcagagaggaggggctgtggactctgcgccaccaatgagagcaGAGAGGAgccggaggggaggggctgtggactctgcgccaccaatgagagcaGAGAGGAgccggaggggaggggctgtggactctgcgccaccaatgagagcaGAGAGGAgccggaggggaggggctgtggactctgcgccaccaatgagagcaGAGAGGAgccggaggggaggggctgtggactctgcgccaccaatgagagcaGAGAGGAgccggaggggaggggctgtggactctgcgccaccaatgagagcaGAGAGGAgccggaggggaggggctgtggactctgcgccaccaatgagagcaGAGAGGAgccggaggggaggggctgtggactctgcgccaccaatgagagcaGAGAGGAgccggaggggaggggctgtggactctgcgccaccaatgagagcaGAGAGGAgccggaggggaggggctgtggactctgcgccaccaatgagagcaGAGAGGAgccggaggggaggggctgtggactctgcgccaccaatgagagcaGAGAGGAgccggaggggaggggctgtggactctgcgccaccaatgagagcaGAGAGGAgccggaggggaggggctgtggactctgcgccaccaatgagagcaGAGAGGAgccggaggggaggggctgtggactctgcgccaccaatgagagcaGAGAGGAgccggaggggaggggctgtggactctgcgccaccaatgaatatagttaatgcttgaatacaaacgcaggctgcgggtgtcggccatatcccatacgcggcctctatgactgcgcgctgcgatccgccaCAATTTATCCCTCAGGTCCTGAGTATAAGTGATGTGTGCAGCCTGTATGTGTCTTGTTTGTGCGGTTATTGGCTGCACTTAGgggcaggtatccggacggggcggCCCCTCTGTGTAGACAGGTAGGGTCTACTAGGGACCGGCCATTACACAGACTCCAGGACCTTTTGAGTTTCCTCCACTGGATCCCATCTAAATGTCTCTCACTGGACCGGGTCCCCGAGATCTGCACAGGATCTGGTGAGACTGTTAAAATACAATCACTTTGGACATCTTGTTGGTGACCACTACCAGTTACGGGGGGCGCAGCATTAGTGGGAATCCCCTTCATCTCCTCGATGGTTGTACCATAGTAATGGCGCTGTTTGACActtcattaggctactttcacactagcgtttttcttttccgccgtagagttccgtcctaggggctctataccagagaagaactgatcaggcatatccccctgcattctgaatggagagtaatccgatcagtttgcatcaggacgtcttcagttcagtcgttttgactgatcagcatgctacggttttatctccggcgaaaaaaactgaagacttgcctgaataccggatccagcatttttccccataggaatagaTTAGTGCCGGATACTGGATCCGTCCTTCCCTTCTGCGcaacggtaaaaatgtgaaaaaagatacaagacggatccgtctgtccgcatgacaagaagagacggatccgcatccggaaagCGTCTCACAAATTCtttgtcacatccagatcggcggatccggcgggcagttccgacggcggaactgcctgccggatcacactgccacaagtgtgaaagtagcctaaggctccattcacacgtccgcaaatgggtccgcattcgggtgcagacccattcatttcctatggggacggaatggatgcggacagcacacagtgtgctgtcagcatccgcatttgcggagcgcggccccgatcttcaggtccgcagctccgcaaaagatagaacatgtcctattctagtccacagcttgcggacaagaataggcattaaaATAGGGGTGCCGggtgggtgtgttgcggatccgcaacacaccacggacgtgtgaatggggcctaagtgtACACTGTAAAAGTTATGTCATTTACATTCCCCCTTCATTTCTTGAGGGTCCATGTCTCAAATTGGGATTGTCACAGGGGCCACCACTGAGGCTACGGGACTTGTGTTTCCggaattcccatcttggacacatCGCTACagagggggcatatcctagcgatatggaaTGGCCCTTTAAGCGCTGCGCCTACAGGGGCCTCCATCACACCTCATACAGCCGGTCCTGCCAGCCTCTCACACGGACACCTCGTTACAATGGCCTCCATCACACCCCATACAGCCGGCCCTGCCAGCCACTGACACCTTGTTACAATGGCCTCCATCACACCTCATACAGCCGGCCCTGCCAGCCTCTCACATTGACCTCGTTACAATGGCCTCCATCACACCTCATACAGCCGGCCCTGCCAGCCTCTCACACAGACACCTCGTTACAATGGCCTCCATCACACCTCATACAGCCGGTCCTGCCAGCCTCTCACACGGACACCTCGTTACAATGGCCTCCATCACACCCCATACAGCCGGCCCTGCCAGCCACTGACACCTTGTTACAATGGCCTCCATCACACCTCATACAGCCGGCCCTGCCAGCCTCTCACATTGACCTCGTTACAATGGCCTCCATCACACCTCATACAGCCGGCCCTGCCAGCCTCTCACACAGACACCTCGTTACAATGGCCTCCATCACACCTCATACAGCCGGCCCTGCCAGCCTCTCACATGGACACCTCGTTACAATGGCCTCCATCACAACTCATACAGCCGGCCCTGCCAGCCTCTCACATTGACACCTCGTTACAATGGCCTCCATCACACCTCATACAGCCGGCCCTGCCAGCCTCTCACACGGACAcctcgttacaatgtatcactggAGCCCAGCACTGTCTGCATAcaatgtaacaaaccctcagctgtgactaCTAACAGAATCAGGACCGGCTCACCATTCACTGACATGAAGCGGAGATGCATGGTCTATTAGCACACTGCACCGTTACCGCTCCAGCGGAGGACCTGTGCGCACACCCCGGGCACCTCCGCACCCCACATGTATCGCCCGGGGCCCCTCACCGCCTGGCGGGCTCCCCTGGCCCCGGATGGCGGCGGATTGTGTCACTCACCATCATCTTGTCAGATGTCTGAGGATCCGAACCAGCGTCTCCGTTCCCACAATGCACCGGGAAGAACCTTCCGGAACCTTCCAACCGCCACTGGGCGTGGTTAATTCATTACCATAGACGCACAAGGCAGAGACCACGCCTCCAAGAGTGGAGACGGAACAAATGATTGGTCAAGCACTATCCCTCTTAGTTCCTATTGGTCTACTATACCGGATCTGTCAGTTTCCATGGAAATAAGAGGCCTGCGTTTCATGCCTCGTTTTCACCGAGGAACGTCTGATTGGAGGTTGCAATTGGTTGTCTAAATTCTGATTGGTGATTCATATCAGAAGGCGGGACTTAAGCCGCGAGCTGCCGCTCATTCATATGCATGCGCTTCTATTAGGGTGACTACGTGCAGGGACATTTATTGACGTTACAGCGAGCCAATAGGTTTCACGTGTCTACCCACCAATAGACGTTCGTGTGGGCGGGGCTCGGTACAGCTGGACTGTGGAAGCGGCGAGGAGGCTCCGTATGGTCAACAGCGGAGGGACCCGCGGGGGGCAGAATGTGGAGCTGCTGCCTGctgaccctgctgctgctcgcacaaccCCTGCTGGCCGGGGGTAGGTATTACATGAGAGGAGATCTCAAACACAACTTGGAGGTGGCGTCTGCAGGAGTAGGTATAACAGCAGTACAGCTCTGGGGGTGCAGTGTGGAGGTGCTGGTGCTccctctgctggtctgcagtagGTATAACAGCAGTACAGCTCTGGGGGTGCAGTGTGGAGGTGCTGGTGCTccctctgctggtctgcagtagGTATAACAGCAGTACAGCTCTGGGGGTACAGTGTGGAGGTGCTGGTGCTCCCTCTGCTGGTCAGGAGTAGGTATAACAGCAGTACAGCTCTGTGGGTGCAGTGTGGAGGTGCTGGTGCTCCCTCTGCTGGTCAGGAATAGGTATAGCAGCAGTACAGCTCTGGGGGTGCAGTGTGGAGGTGCTGGTGTGGAGTAGGTATAACAGCAGTACAGCTATGGAGGTGCTGGTGCTCCCTCTGCTGGTGTGGAGTAGGTAtaacagcagtacagtgtggaggtGCTGGTGATCCCTCTGGTGGTCAGGAGTAGGTATAACAGCAGTACAGCTCTGGGGGTGCAGTGTTGAGGTGCTGGTGCTccctctgctggtctgcagtagGTATAACAGCAGTACAGCTCTGGGGGTGCAGTGTGGAGGTGCTGGTGCTccctctgctggtctgcagtagGTATAACAGCAGGTACAGCTCTGGGGGTGCTGGTGCTCCCTCTGCTGGTGTGGAGTAGGTATAACAGCAGTATAGCTCTGGGGGTACAGTGGGGAGGTGCTGGTGCTccctctgctggtctgcagtagGTATAACAGCAGTACAGCTCTGGGGGTAcagtgtggaggtgctggttctccCTCTGCCGGTCAGGAGTAGGTATAGCAGCAGTATAGCTCTGGGGGTACAGTGGGGAGGTGCTGGTGCTccctctgctggtctgcagtagGTATAACAGCAGTACAGCTCTGGGGGTACAGTGTGGAGGTGCTGGTGCTCCCTCTGCTGGTGTGGAGTAGGTATAACAGCAGTACAGCTCTGGGGGTGCAGTGTGGAGGTGCTGGTGCTCCCCCTGCTGGTCTGCAGTAGGTATAACAGCAGTACAGCTCTGGGGGTACAGTGTGGAGGTGCTGGTGCTCCCTCTGCTGGTGTGGAGTAGGTATAACAGCAGGTACAGCTCTGGGGGTGCAGTGTGGAGGTGCTGGTGGTCCCCCTGCTGGTCTGCAGTAGGTATAACAGCAGTACAGCTCTGGGGGTACAGTGTGGAGGTGCTGGTGCTCCCTCTGCTGGTGTGGAGTAGGTATAACAGCAGTACAGCTCTGGGGGTGCAGTGTGGAGGTGCTGGTGCTCCCCCTGCTGGTCTGCAGTAGGTATAACAGCAGTACAGCTCTGGGGGTGCAGTGTGGAGGTGCTGGTGCTCCCCCTGCTGGTCTGCAGTAGGTATAACAGCAGTACAGCTCTGGGGGTAcagtgtggaggtgctggttctccCTCTGCCGGTCAGGAGTAGGTATAACAGCAGTACAGCTCTGGGGGTGCAGTGTGGAGGTGCTGGTGCTCCCCCTGCTGGTCTGCAGTAGGTATAACAGCAGTACAGCTCTGGGGGTGCAGTGTGGAGGTGCTGGTGCTccctctgctggtctgcagtagGTATAGCAGCAGTACATCTCTGGGGGTGCAGTGTGGAGGTGCTGGTGCTCCCCCTGCTGGTCTGCAGTAGGTATAACAGCAGTACAGCTCTGGGGGTGCAGTGTGGAGGTGCTGGTGCTCCCCCTGCTGGTGTGGAGTAGGTATAACAGCAGGTACAGCTCTGAGGGTACAGTGTGGAGGTGCTGGTGCTccctctgctggtctgcagtagGTATAACAGCAGGTACATCTCTGGGGGTACAGTGTGGAGGTGCTGGTGCTccctctgctggtctgcagtagGTATAGCAGCAGTACAGTTCTGGGGGTGCAGTGTGGAGGTGCTGGTGCTccctctgctggtctgcagtagGTATAGCAGCAGTACAGCTCTGGGGGTGCAGTGTGGAGGTGCTGGTGCTccctctgctggtctgcagtagGTATAACAGCAGTACAGCTCTGGGGGTGCAGTGTGGAGGTGCTGGTGCTccctctgctggtctgcagtagGTATAACAGCAGGTACAGCTCTGGGGGTGCAGTGTGGAGGTGCTCCCTCTGCTGGTCAGGAGTAGGTATAGCAGCAGTACAGCTCTGGGGGTGCAGTGTGGAGGTGCTGGTGCTCCCTCTGCTGGTCAGGAGTAGGTATAACAGCAGGTACAGCTCTGGGGGTGCAGTGTGGAGGTGCCGGTGCTCCCCCTGCTGGTCTGCAGTAGGTATAACAGCAGGTACAGCTCTGAGGGTACAGTGTGGAGGTGCTGGTGCTCCCCCTGCTGGTGTGGAGTAGGTATAACAGCAGGTACAGCTCTGAGGGTACAGTGTGGAGGTGCTGGTGCTccctctgctggtctgcagtagGTATAACAGCAGTACAGCtctgggggtgcagtgtggggtgcTGGTGCTCCCTCTGCTGGTCAGGAGTAGGTATAACAGCAGGTAGAGCTCTGGGGGTGCAGTGTGGAGGTGCTGGTGCTCCCCCTGCTGGTCTGCAGTAGGTATAACAGCAGTACAGCTCTGGGGGTACAGTGTGGAGGTGCTGGTGCTCCCCCTGCTGGTCTGCAGTAGGTATAACAGCAGTACAGCTCTGGGGGTGCAGTGTGGAGGTGCTGGTGCTCCCCCTGCTGGTGTGGAGTAGGTATAACAGCAGGTACAGCTCTGAGGGTACAGTGTGGAGGTGCTGGTGCTccctctgctggtctgcagtagGTATAACAGCAGTACAGCTCTGGGGGTGCAGTGTGGAGGTGCTGGTGCTccctctgctggtctgcagtag from the Bufo bufo chromosome 2, aBufBuf1.1, whole genome shotgun sequence genome contains:
- the CCT7 gene encoding T-complex protein 1 subunit eta; protein product: MMPTPVILLKEGTDSSQGVPQLISNINACQVIAEAVRTTLGPRGMDKLIVDDRGKATISNDGATILKLLDVVHPAAKTLVDIAKSQDAEVGDGTTSVTLIAAEFMKQVKPYVEEGLHPQVIIRAFRTATQKAVDKIRELAVTVKKEDKEEQRRLLEKCAATALSSKLIAVQKDFFSKMVVDAVSLLDDLLQLKMIGIKKVQGGALEESCLVAGVAFKKTFSYAGFEMQPKKYESLKIALLNIELELKAEKDNAEVRVSNVEEYQAIVDAEWNILYDKLDKIYKSGAKVVLSKLPIGDVATQYFADRDLFCAGRVPEEDLKRTMMACGGSIQTSVNALTDDVLGRCALFEEVQVGGERYNFFTGCPKAKTCTIILRGGAEQFMEETERSLHDAIMIVRRAIKNDSVVAGGGAIEMELSKYLRDYSRTIPGKQQLLIGAYAKALEIIPRQLCDNAGFDATNILNKLRAKHAQGGVWYGVDVNNEDIADNFDACVWEPAIVRINAMTAASEAACLILSVDETIKNPSSSANAQGGGRGRGRPHQH